In the genome of Apostichopus japonicus isolate 1M-3 chromosome 15, ASM3797524v1, whole genome shotgun sequence, one region contains:
- the LOC139981576 gene encoding replication protein A 70 kDa DNA-binding subunit-like, translated as MAAQLSAGAIAAIMEGDKRDKPTFQIVACKKMVAANPSKPGDRYRLLLSDGNHNCSVMLATQLNSKVTSNYFHPKAVIQVINYTCTSIAPTKKVIVILDATVVASADSVNNEIIGNPKLYQGSSTSNQPTPQGNQSRPVPNNKMASPSGKQGFQSNIQSPVPSSKGSFGGNFSRVGTGLNNNMGSPPKSQPISSLTPYQNRWTIKVRVTNKSDIRTWSNSRGEGKLFSMDLVDQSGEIRATAFKDQVDKFYDVVEKGKVYFLSKGTLKPANKQYTSIQNDYELTFNSETTMMPCEEEDSTIPNVQFDFRSITQLQDTNPDTMVDVIGVAKMAGEVQKVTIKSSSREVSKRDVSLVDDSGKVVNMTLWGKEAEGFDASVHPVVAVKGARLSSFGGRSLSVLQSSIFQINPDIPRAHALKGWYDSEGCRQELQSISESRGMGGGGSTNWCTFKEVQEQNLGSGEKPDYFTAKATILFAKKENSMYMACPSESCNKKVIENGDGTFRCEKCNKDYTEFQHRLLLSCNVADLTDNQWITCFQETAEAILGKNANSLGALREQDDAAFNQVFQDAVFSDFIFKMRIKMETYNDEARMKCTCMNVQKLDPPEYAKKLIMDIKALSVS; from the exons ATGGCAGCACAGTTATCAGCGGGTGCCATTGCG GCTATCATGGAAGGTGACAAGCGTGACAAACCAACTTTCCAGATTGTGGCTTGTAAAAAGATGGTAGCTGCCAATCCCAGTAAACCAGGTGACCGTTACAGACTTCTGTTGTCAGATGGCAACCACAACTGTTCAG TGATGCTTGCCACCCAGCTGAACTCCAAAGTCACATCAAACTATTTCCACCCAAAAGCTGTGATTCAAGTAATCAATTACACTTGTACATCCATTGCTCCTACCAA GAAAGTGATCGTTATTCTGGATGCGACGGTCGTTGCTAGCGCCGACTCGGTTAACAATGAAATCATCGGTAATCCCAAACTTTACCAAGGTTCGTCAACGTCCAATCAACCAACACCACAAG GTAACCAAAGCCGGCCCGTGCCAAACAACAAAATGGCTAGTCCATCTGGCAAGCAGGGATTTCAAA GTAACATTCAGTCACCAGTGCCATCTTCCAAGGGATCCTTTGGAGGTAACTTCAGTCGTGTTGGAACTGGTCTCAACAATAACATGGGCAGCCCACCCAAGAGTCAGCCCATATCTAGTTTGACGCCATACCAAAACAG GTGGACGATAAAGGTACGAGTTACCAATAAATCGGACATACGGACTTGGAGTAACTCGAGAGGAGAAGGGAAACTCTTCTCGATGGATTTAGTCGATCAATCCGGTGAAATTAGAGCTACCGCTTTCAAGGATCAAGTTGACAAGTTTTACGATGTGGTGGAGAAAGGCAAG gTGTACTTCTTATCCAAGGGTACCTTGAAGCCAGCTAACAAACAATATACGTCTATTCAGAATGATTATGAACTCACCTTTAATTCCGAAACAACG ATGATGCCTTGCGAAGAGGAAGACTCGACCATTCCCAATGTACAGTTTGATTTCAGATCGATTACCCAATTACAAGATACTAACCCTGACACTATGGTCG ATGTAATTGGTGTTGCTAAGATGGCAGGGGAAGTTCAAAAAGTCACAATCAAATCCAGCAGCAGAGAGGTCTCTAAACGAGACGTCAGTCTGGTCGACGACTCTGGAAAGGTGGTCAACATGACCCTGTGGGGAAAGGAG gctgAAGGCTTTGATGCGTCCGTCCATCCGGTAGTGGCGGTCAAAGGGGCGAGACTGTCCAGTTTCGGAGGCCGGTCACTCTCGGTCCTACAGTCCAGTATTTTTCAGATCAACCCAGACATTCCCAGGGCACATGCACTGAAGGGCTG GTACGACAGCGAGGGTTGCCGTCAAGAACTGCAGTCCATTTCTGAGAGCAGAGGaatgggtgggggaggaagCACAAACTGGTGTACCTTTAAAGAAGTACAAGAACAGAACTTAGGTAGTGGAGAGAAA CCTGACTACTTCACCGCCAAGGCCACTATTTTGTTTGCCAAGAAGGAGAACAGCATGTACATG GCTTGTCCCTCAGAATCCTGCAACAAGAAAGTTATTGAGAATGGTGACGGGACGTTCCGATGTGAGAAATGTAACAAGGATTATACAGAGTTTCAGCATAGGCTTCTCCTGTCG TGCAATGTAGCAGATCTCACTGACAATCAGTGGATAACCTGCTTCCAGGAAACGGCTGAGGCAATTCTTGGAAAGAATGCCAACTCGCTTGGAGCCCTCAGAGAGCAG gatgatgctgcatttaaccaggttTTCCAGGATGCTGTTTTCTCTGATTTTATCTTCAAAATGCGTATTAAGATGGAGACATACAAT GACGAAGCAAGAATGAAGTGTACCTGTATGAATGTGCAGAAGCTGGACCCTCCTGAATATGCAAAGAAGCTCATTATGGATATCAAAGCCCTGTCCGTGTCCTAA